CTTAGAGCTTCCCAGAAGACAGTGCCCCCACCAAGGAGGTGCTCTTAGTATAAGACCAGACCAAAGAGCCCAAGGAACTCCACAGGAGGGAAGGTCTGCCCAGGTCTGGGGAGCAGAGGGTAAAGAAActccctgggccccagagccCAGTCTCAGAGCAAGGAGCTGGGGATCTGACCCACCCCTGGTCCTTACTTGTGGGTGTGTAAGCAGGTAGTGAACTTCCACTTGTGCGGGAAGTCACAGCCTGGGGAATTTCCCCTTTAGGGCTGGGATGGGCCCATGGAGTCAGTTGGAGAAGGTTTAGGGCCAGGTTCCAAGAAGTTCTGTTGAGTGCTCTGGGCCCCTCAGGCCTCTCACAGCAGACCTTTTGTGCAGGGCAAGTGCCCCCTAGGCTGTAGTTCTGACCTTGGGGAAAAGGTGAAACTGAGCTTGGTTAATCCCACTCCCACTAGCATGCACTGGGGCCCCCAAAACCAACTacatggggaggggctgggcccacaGGGTCCAGAATGGAGGGTGGGGGCCactgggtgtggggtggggagggactggAGGCACAGCCCCCAGGGTCCATGGATGTTCCAAAGTCCCCTGAGTTACGGTTCAGCTGATGTAGACACGGTGGAAGTCATGGGCACCAAAGGCTGCGTTGCACTTGGGGCACTTCCTCTGGCGGGCCTCATAGCGGCCCCGTACGCACTCGAAGCAGAAAACGTGGAAGCACTTGGTGAGAACTGCATCCTTCTTGCGGGTGTTACAGCAGGGGCAGGTCAACCGCGCCTGGGCAGGGCAAAGGCATCAGCTCAGGAACAATCCTGACAGGGCCCGGATCCCAAGCTGATAGCAAGAGGTGGTCCAGACTAAGGCCACCACAGAGCAGACTGCACCTAACTCTCACCATAGCCCTAGGAGGTAGGGATAAGCAccctccagatgaggaaactgaggctcaaaagcCCAGGTTTCAAAACTAGAAAGTAGCACAGTCTAGACTCTAATCTGGGTGGTGATGGCCAGTGGTCACATGTCCCCTCTAAAGGTCAATGACCCACAGGCTCCAACCTGAGCTCCTCTGCCCTGGGGCTTCATCTCTTGCCCCTCTGGCCTTCTCTGGCAAAACCCCAATCCTAGCTTAAGCCGACTGTCTACCTTCTCTCCACCTTCTTCTCTCTACCTTCTTACCTGCATCTGGTAAGTCACAGCTGGGTATGGCAGTGCCACTAGAAATCTGCTGTTCTCAACCCTCAACTGGGCCCATCCCTGGTGCTGCCCAGAAATCCTGCTGTGGGTCCTGGGATCCATTTCTCTCTAAGGAGGTTTTACAAATCTCCTCTCCTATCTTGAAACTTCCCACCTGCCACCAGGTCTCACTTCCAACTCCAGACAGGAAATTCCCACAACTCAACATTCCCAACATGCATCCTCTGCCCTGCCCGCCACCTCAGCAACTCCCCACAAGCATCACCTCTTCCCTAGCTCTCAGAACCCTACCCATCAGCATTTGACAGGCTGCAGTCTGTTGTTTCTCCAAAAACCCTTCCCTGCTCCCTCATGGCTGCCTCGAGCTGCCTCTGCCCCTTCAAGGCCAAACTGCTTCAACAGGTTGTCTACTTACTGACTCACTCTCCACCCTTTCCTCACTGCAGTAGGTGAGAGTCCAGGTGATCtgacctccacctccacctctgccCAAGAACTCCCACCAAGGCTGCCAAATCCAAGAGGCATCTCTCAACACCTGCTTCATTTGCCTTCTTGGCAGTTCTGAGCTCACCTCTGCCTCCTTGAAACCCTTCCCCAATCAATTCCCTCTAGATCGCTCTCCTTCCTCCTAAGCTACAGGCTCCTCTTCCTCTGTCCATTTAAGTTTCGAGGCTCCTCAGGGGGAGTGACCCCTGTTCCGTGTCATGCCACAGACCCTCCCTGGGTGACAACAGTTATATGTGGCTTCTACCTTTGCCTCTGCTGACAATCCCCCACAAACTCCTGTCCTCCACACCAGCCCTTTTGCTTTGAGTGCCTTCCCAGACAGCCTCCCAAGAAGTCCCACAGGCACCTCATCCTCAACATCCTTGAGACATCGCTCTCTGCACACTGACTACAGTGCAGCTCAACCTGGTTTACAAACCCTTCAGGATCTAACACTGCCCAACTCCCACCAGGCTTGTCACTCACCACAAAACCCATGTTCTGTCCTCCAACTACGACTGTCCAGCTCTGTCCTCCAGCACGCCTCTCTCAACTAAGGGCCTCCACCTCTGCCTTTCCCTTTGCTGGAATCGTTTCATCCCTGTTCATCACGGCCAACCCTGACTCActcttcagtttttctttggATGATATTccttccaggaagcctgctgaCCACCAGGGCTGTTAAGGGGCTCCCCTGATTTCCCACAGCCCCTCTCGCCTCTGCCATCACACTGCTCATCACTCAGATGGGAGAATTACTTGGCTGCCTCCTCCAACAGACTGTCAGTTTCAAGAGATCTGAGACCAGGTCTAGTGCCTAGCCCTCTCATACCTAGCCAGGCactctgcctggcacacagtatgtgTACCACACTTGATAGTTATCTGATTCTCCACATCGGGTTCTGCACAGGTTTTGCCACCCTACCTTATTTCTGGGTTCCCACTACCCACCAGAGCTCTCACCAACCCCCCATCTAAGATTCCTAGGTCATCTAAGATTCCTGGAGCACAACCCAGCCCCAAGGCCCCACCTTGTACTCCTTGATCTCCTCCTGGAGGATTTCATCGGCATCTGCGTAAACCTCCACCTTCCTCTGCTTCTCCAGCTTGCGCCGCAGCCGTGAGATGTCctcctggggcaggagaggggctAGGCTGAGTGCAAGGGTCCTCAATCTGAACCTCCcgctcccaccccgcccccaccccctgcccaccacACACCTGAGCCCTCTTGAGGTTGAAGCTCTCTTTCTCACGGGCAGCCCGGCTCTCTGCCAGGCAAGGCTGGATCTCTCGCAGCCGTGTCTGCACGTGCTCCAGCTGTACCTTCAGGTCCTCGGCCAGCTGAGCTGCTTCCACAGCCTGAGGTGGGTGGAGCGGGGAGGAGGGGCACCGTTTGCCTGAGCCTGGGGAGTCAGGCATGTGGAGCCATGGCCCACAGATGCTTGTGTCAACCATCCAGTGATTCCTGCTCTTGGGATAAGTCCAGTTACCTTCACTGGAACTGGTTCTGTCTCCTGACCTCTGAACGCTCACCTCCTCCTAGTCTACCTCATTCCCAACACCTTCAGTTCCTCAACTGCATAACGCTCTCTCCTGTCTTTGAGGCTTCACCGGGCTCCTCTTTCTACTCCCCTcaacacacttttttttcctgcaaccCCCTGAggcctcagctcaaatgtcacctcctgagACACGCTgtcctatttttctttcatccGCCTCTATTTCCTTCATAAGACATACtgtgagttccctggtggcctagtagttaggattccaggctttcactgccgtggcccacaagctgtgcagcgtgcccccccacccccacaaaacATGCTATGATCTGTAATAATGTTATTTTGTCTGTGGGATTATTGGCTTGCTATCTGCCCCTCAAAACTGGAAGTTCCCACTTCCAGCAGGACGGTCTTGTTCCCGTGATCTCCCCAGCACTCAGTGCAGGTCCTGGTATATAGCAAGGGTATGACTAATACTGCTTCAATGAATGAGccaaatggagaagaaaaaaagtccaggaggggaaaaaagatgaaAGTCAATGTTAATCTTAAGCCTTTACCATAAGCTAGAGGAGTGATGTCACCAAGAGGGCGCCACAGATCATTCCTAACTCTGTTACCCTCAGAAGAACAACTACCACAAGCTAAACATTTCTTAGGTTTAATACAACTACATGACAGAGACCACCATGCACATTTCACAGCTAACCAATGCAGTGGCCAGGACGTGGGCTGTGGAGCCAAGGAGACCCCGGGCCCAAATTCCAGTCCCACTCTTTCTTGAGCAAGTCAGctacctccctgagcctcaatcTTCTCACTTATGAAAGGTAACAACAAAAACTGTTGTAGGATTATTTTCAGACTGAAATGTGACCAAGCATGCAAAGTCCTCCAGTACACAGTCTGGAACACAGTAAGTGTCTGAGACATGAGCTGGGCTGTGAGATGAAGCAGAGCCAGACTTTGGCCCAGGTCATCTGTTTCAAGTTCTCTAAGCAGAGTCACAAAGTGAGGCTGTGAGCCAGCATCCCAGGTTGCTGTCCCCTCGCACAGGTCTGGCCTCACCTTCCTCTTGTTGAGCTCCAGGGCCTGGCTGCGCAGTGTCAGCTCCTTCTCCACACCCCCGAGGCTGCCCTGCAAGGCCCGCTCTTTTTCCTCCAGCTTCTGCACGGTCAGCAGCTGGGCATCCACCTGAGGACAGGGGTGGGGACTCAGTGCTGGGGAGCCCCTGCCTCTCCAGCTCCACTCTAACAAGCCCAGGGCAGCCATACCTGGGACTTGAGGCCAAGAACCTGCTCGCCCAGCTCATCCTTCTCCTCCCGCAGTAGCTTATGAATCTGGTTGGCCTTGATCCGCTCTGACATCAGCTTAAAGTTGGCATCGTCCTTTTCCCGCAACTGCTGTAGCAGCCGCCCATTCTGCTCCTGCATGTCCTCAAAAGCCTGGCCTGTCACATCCATCTCTGAGAGCAGAGCCTCCTCCTCCTGCAGCAAGTGGGCAGGGACAAGATGGAATGTAGTAGATGGACAAGACAACAGTGGGGAAACCACAGGAAAATATGGCTGAGCAAAGAACCACAGAATGGACCCAGGTCATGTGCTAGAACAGGAGGTTTAGGGAATTCCAATATTCAGAAGCAAGGGGACCAGAACGGGGTCGCACCTGCTTGGTGGCACCCAACTTGCGTTGCAGGTGTTCTATCTGCTCCTCTGCCTGACGAATGCGCCGCAGGGCATCCTCATCCGCGATCTTCTTGCTCTCCCTCCGATCCCTCTCCTCTAATTCCCGGATGCGGCTCCGTAGCTCATCGACCTATAACCACCAGAAGGAGGGAGCTCTCTTGTCACTGCTTCCTGCTGACCTAGGGCTCTGCTCTGGTTACAACCCcctggggcagcctctctgcacaCCTCATAGGCCCTACCTGCCCTCACCTCAGCCTTGGCCTTGCGTTCCGCTGCCATGAGCTGCACCTTATCCCGCTGCTCCTTGGGTGCAGACTTATACATGTCCAGCAGCAGTTTCATCTCCTTCTGACTTTCCTGGGCCTTCCTGGGGGAGGCACAGGAGGAAGGCTTGGTGAGTAGGGTTGGAGGCCACTtggcaggggtgggaaggagaaaggaacagGGCCTCACTTGAGCTCTGCTCGGAGACCTTTGAGGAGCTCTGACTCCTTCCTCTTGGCCTCCTCCACCTTGACCTTCTCCCGATCAGTCCTTGAGAGAGCTGAGGCTACAGATGGGGGTCCCAGCCCAGGCCCTTCCCGCTCCCGAAGCTCCCGCTTGGGTTTAGCCTCAGGTTCTCGGGCCCGGGAGGAGGGGCCCTGGGCCCCGGGGGTCAGGGCCTGGGCCTCTTCCTCAGAAGGGACCAGGTCTTCCTTCTTCACCAAGGAGGTAGTAATGGCAGCGCCAGGCATTGAAGCCATCTCCTTTCTGGCGTCAGGGGCACCAACAGGGCCTGGCCCACCCTCTTctttccctggggctggggcacTCAGGCCAGAGTCCTCCGGGTGGCCCAGGGTGGGGATGGAGTGGGTAGAGCCACTGGCCTGGGCCCGGAGCTGCAAAGCACAGAGAGAACAGGGCTGAGGTGAGGCGTGCTCACTGGGGTCTAGCCGCAGCTTTCCCCAGGCAGCCCCCTCCTCACCTTGGCAATCTCAGCCTGCACCTCCCGCAGCTTCCGCTTGTATCGCTGAGCGTCCCCCTTTAGCTGGTGGTTGTGGTTTTGGAGGCTGCTGATCAGGTGGCGCATCTCCCGGTTGATGGGCCCTGGAAGAGTACAGGAAACCAAGGCTGGGCTGAAGGCTGGGCTGGTCCCTGGGTTAAGGGCCCAACCCCtcagtgggggaaggggcagggccagaGCCATCACTCTCATTACAAAGGAGATAACAACTGAAGCCTTATGCAGAAAGTGTGATCtcatcaaataaatgaagagaattcaCCTAAACATAACTTGACACTGCCTATGTGTGTTATTTCTGCTAATGCAGActtctaaaatatttccaaatttcctTTCAAAGGAACACATAACTAACTGTAAATTCACAAAAGTAAGTTAGTCCActtcttttagctttttaaacaaatatcatCTTCTTAGTTACACTTCCCCGGCATTTCTCATAATACTTCCTATCTTccctccctgctttatttttcttgatatatTTGTCACAACCTAATATACATGTtcaattttttcctcctttgttgtctgtcttctctcactATAACAATGCTCCACAATAGGGATCCGTCGTGTTTTGTTCACTGGTATCATCCCAAAGCCTAGAACTGAGCCTGGGTCAtagaaagtgttcaataaatcTGTGAAAAATGAATTAGTATCTCAGAGAGGCACCATAAGGCCAGAGAAGTATGGATGAGGGTGACAGCTCCCGTTCTGGCTAAGTCTGCTCCATGAGCCACCTCATCTGGCTGTAAGCCTCACTGCGCCTTTGAGTCAGGTGGTGTGGTCCCCATTTTCCACAGAGAGATGAGGCTCTGGGAGAAGAAAGGACTTAAGCTCTTACATCTGGATAAGCATCTGGCCACACCAGGGCCCAGCAATCCCAGATAAGGCCCCACCTCAACCCTGTCCTCACCACATACCCGCCTGCTCGTTGGCCGCCAGGTTCTGTTCAAACTCGATGCGCAGCATCTCGTACTCCTTGCGTACCTGGGCCAGCGTATCCTCCAGCTGGATAACCTCTGTGCGCAGCTTCTTCTGCAGCCCCAGCTCATCACTCTGTGGGTTGAGGCATTAAGGACCCACCCAACCCCTTAGCTCCCGGCAAGCCCCCCCACCCTCAGGCCTCAGCAGCTCAGGAGGAATTTACTCCCAAGGCATCTCTGGCAGGCACACAGGGCCTCTGACACCCTTGACCCAGGAACAATCTGACCCTAAGGGTCTGGCCTTTACCCCTGTCCCCGGCCCCTGTTCCAAGGGCATACCTCCATGTGCTCAATGTGCCTCAGGTGGGAATTCTTGGTGGCCAGCAGCAGCCCACGGGCCTCGTCCAGCTGGGTCTTCACTTGCAGAGACTCATTGTAGAGCAGTGAGAACTGCGCCTGCAGCATTCGGTACTCCCCTGTCTCCCGTACCACCTCCTCAGGAAGGCTCCGCAGGGCTACCTAGGGGCAGGGATGTCCAAAGGCAATCAGCAAGAGGTTTCAGAGCTCCTACTGTGCAGGCTCAGGCCCTCGCAGTCCCAAACACAGCTCACCTTGAGGCGCTCATTGGTCCGCACAGCCCCCTGAAGTTCCGCCTGCAGCTTCTCCAGCTCTGCCATGCGGCTATTGGCCAATTCCTGGTTTTCCTCCAACTCCGCATTCAGCATCTCAAACTGAGGAGTGGGAAGGGCAGtgggaggcagggccaggccaggACGCATGCTTCCCTCATAGCCCCACCATATGCCCTACCCAAGCTCCCCTCTGCAGAGCAGTGATGTACTCTGAAGGCCCAGGGACAAGCCGGACCCAGGCACTTTCCTAAGGGCTCCCAGGCAAGTAGGAGAAAACTCAGTACTGCCTGGTCAGTGCTGGGAAGCAAGGCTTGTAACTGACAGGgggtcagggaagccttcctggaagaCCTGAAGAGCAAGCTGAGCAAGGGGAGACAGGGCGCAGTGACCCTGTAGCACCAAAAAAGTGTGCAACGACCAAGAATTGAGAGAGCAAAAGGACAAGGAATGAGACAGCGACAGCAAGGCCCTTTCTCAGCTACACAACTGAGAATGCCAGTTGACTCCAACATACCCCAACATCTCTTTTCTaagtggtacttttttttttttttggcggtacgcgggcctctcactgttgtggcctctcccgttgcggagcacaggctccggatgtgcaggctcagcggccgtggctcacgggcccagctgctccgcggcaggtgggatcctcccgcaccggggcatgaacccgtgtcccctgcatcagcaggcggactctcaaccactgcgccaccagggaagcccctaagtggTACTTTTAACCAGCTGATGTACATACGACCTTACCTAATTCTTGTCAGTTACCCAAACTAGAACTTAAGCTCCGTGAAAGGTTTAATCCCTGTCTGTTTCGTTCTCCAAAATGCCTGCTTCCTACACAGTACCTAGCACTTAGTGTTCAGCAATTATTTACTGaatacacacatgaaagaatgaaataaagagcaCTGTGAGTAACGGGGAAAGACCTCCGAGACCACAGCTGAACGTCTGTCCTTAATTCTGAGGGGATGTTCAAGGGTAGGGTAGAGAACAGGTTGTGGGAGGGACGAGGAAGAATGCTGCTGCTCACCTTCTGCATGCTGAGTGTGATCTGGCCCCCCTGAAAGCCTGAGGAGCTCCCAGATACATAGTAGCCAGAGTTGAGCTgtggagagaagacagaggagtAGACGGGTGTGGAGAAGAGAAGCGAGGGCCCCAAGTACCCTGCTCTGGCTCCATCTGAGCGGATGTATGACCCTACCTGCTCCAAGGCCTCCGCTAGGTGCTTATTGAGCTTTTGCTCACGCTTCCGCAACTTCTCAATGTCCCACTGCAGGTCTTCTACTGTCGTCTCCATCTCCAGCACTTTGGTCTCTGCAGATGTCACTTTATCCTGGAGCTCAGAGTACTGGGGACAAGGAAGGGGACAAGTACTTAGATAAGAGACCCGGCTCCCTGAGATCCTTGGGTGCCCATCTAATCCAAACCCTGCCTTGGTTCTAATCCCACCCTAAAAGCCCAACTCCCACCTCCAACGAGATGCGGTGGTGCTTCTCCTGTAGCTGGGTGGCCAAGTCCTGCAGTCGCCGGTTCTCACGGCCCAGCTCCCGGGTGCGTGCCCGAGCCGCCTCACTGGGGGGCTCACTGTCCCCTGTGAAGGGAGGGCTCGGGTAAGAGCCAAGTCCAAGGCAATGGGTCAAAGTACTGACTCATCCTGGAGTCTGCTAGGTCATTGCCCAGTGTGATCCACCAGCTGTCTTGCCATTTTCTCATGACAAAGCCAGGAGTCTTTGTCCCCACTGCACAAAGGAGGAAACCAGCTCAGAGAGGAGAGCCATCTGCTCAGAACGCCCAGGCTGGACTGACAGAACTAAGGCTGAGAGAAGTCAGCCTGCCTGCAAAGCCTGGGCACATGCTGCTATGCCTCGTGGATCAGCAACTGCCAGCAAGATTTGTGCACAGTGCTCCCAAGAGGTCTCCAGCCACAAGGGGGAAGCTCCCCCAGCATCAACAGCTCCTCCCACCCATCTCTCCAGAGCTCAACTCCAGGAATCAAAGCGAGAGCCACCATCAACAGCCTAACCCTGCACCTGAAAACATGGCTGATTTATTCCTTGGGGAACTGTGGCTGCCTCTGGGCCAGGAGCACTGAGGAGGGGATACCATAAAGATGCAAATGGAGTTGGACCCTCTGGGGTGGGGGCACAAAGAACTAACCTCGGCTGTATACTCGCTGACAGAGTTCCTCCACCTGGCGCTGTAGGCGGTCAGAGGCCTCCACGACACGGGACACAGCTGCCTTGGAGAATTCCATGCGGCCCTGCAGCTGCAGCTCCACCTCCTCACTACTGCTTGCACCCAGGGCCACCACAAAAGCCAAGGCTGGCTCACTGAGAGGTGGCCGCAGCTGCATTGGCAGGGGCTCTGAGAGGGACAGACAGACCCTCATGAGGATAATGGTAAGTTACCACCACTCTTTACCAAGTTCCAGATCGCCTCCTTCAACTCTCTATGGCTCACTGAGTCAACATAACCAACACCTGTAGTACTGTTGTTATCCCCATCTTAAAAGTGAAATAACTGCAGTTCAGTGAGGTAATTTCCTCAAAGCCAGAGAGCTACCAAATCACATCCTCAGGGAAGGCCTTCTCTGCCTTCCCAAGCTAAACTAGTGTGCATACACACTAATTCCCATTCAGGGACCCCTATACTTTTTTCTTATGGTTTATAATCACTTTCTCTGTAATGGTTGAGGCAGTaagtatttcttattttctttgtctcctcCAAAGCTACAACAATGTCAACTACACAGTCAGCATTTAATACTTTTTTGAACTAAGAGTGTCAAAACAAGAATTGCACTCTTAACCATGTCACTCAGATTCCAAAACCTGTGTTCTTACCCACTGCCCTTTGCTGCCCAGATATGAaatcaatttgtgtgtgtgtgtgtgtgtgtgtgtgtgtgtgcgcgcgcgcacgcgcaAGCAGGGAATTCAGCAGCCTAATGTCAAAGTTCCCTCCTCTCCAGGACCTTCCCCAGAACTTAATTAAGCTTCCCAGATCCCAGGGCTCTGGCCCTACCCCTCAGCTCCGATGTCCCTGGCTCTGTGAGAGGGGTCTCATCACGTGTTGGCCCCTCCTGGGTCCCAGGCGCCTCTGTCCCCGAAGACAGCTCCCCCTGGCTCTCATGGTGTCGGAGAAGGGCTTCCACAGTTTCATCCAGCTGAAGGGAGAAAGCACCAAAAATGTTATGAATCCCTCAGGTGCTTCCCAGCATGATACTCCTTTCCTAGCAGAGGAATCTGAGGATTGGCAGCTGGATCAAGGCCAGGTCTTGGCAAGTAGAAGGGCATCCACCTGGGCCCAGTAGCGATTGACAATGAGGAGTGTGGCGTCATCTGTGGCCTGCCGCTTCTCCAACTTCTCAATTCGTTCTCGGAGTTCATCTTCACAAGCCTGTCTCTGTTCCAACCGCTCTGCCAGTTTCTTATTCTTGAACTGCAAAACCTTCAAGTCCATCTCCTCCTACCAAGGAAACAAAGGGGCCGAGAAGATGGTCAAGCAGGGACCAAGAACCCAatcatagaaagaaacaaagaaaagcaaaatggaatGGATGGGAGAGGGGAGTATCCCCAGACTAACTGCTAACAGGATTTAAAGAGGCTCAGACACCCACAGAGAAAGCGTCTCGGTTGTGAGGAGGGTCACGTTCTGCTTCTGCCTCTTCCTAACTCTGAAGTCT
This region of Phocoena phocoena chromosome 15, mPhoPho1.1, whole genome shotgun sequence genomic DNA includes:
- the RNF40 gene encoding E3 ubiquitin-protein ligase BRE1B isoform X1, whose product is MSGPGNKRAAGDGGSGPPEKKLSREEKTTTTLIEPIRLGGISSTEEMDLKVLQFKNKKLAERLEQRQACEDELRERIEKLEKRQATDDATLLIVNRYWAQLDETVEALLRHHESQGELSSGTEAPGTQEGPTRDETPLTEPGTSELREPLPMQLRPPLSEPALAFVVALGASSSEEVELQLQGRMEFSKAAVSRVVEASDRLQRQVEELCQRVYSRGDSEPPSEAARARTRELGRENRRLQDLATQLQEKHHRISLEYSELQDKVTSAETKVLEMETTVEDLQWDIEKLRKREQKLNKHLAEALEQLNSGYYVSGSSSGFQGGQITLSMQKFEMLNAELEENQELANSRMAELEKLQAELQGAVRTNERLKVALRSLPEEVVRETGEYRMLQAQFSLLYNESLQVKTQLDEARGLLLATKNSHLRHIEHMESDELGLQKKLRTEVIQLEDTLAQVRKEYEMLRIEFEQNLAANEQAGPINREMRHLISSLQNHNHQLKGDAQRYKRKLREVQAEIAKLRAQASGSTHSIPTLGHPEDSGLSAPAPGKEEGGPGPVGAPDARKEMASMPGAAITTSLVKKEDLVPSEEEAQALTPGAQGPSSRAREPEAKPKRELREREGPGLGPPSVASALSRTDREKVKVEEAKRKESELLKGLRAELKKAQESQKEMKLLLDMYKSAPKEQRDKVQLMAAERKAKAEVDELRSRIRELEERDRRESKKIADEDALRRIRQAEEQIEHLQRKLGATKQEEEALLSEMDVTGQAFEDMQEQNGRLLQQLREKDDANFKLMSERIKANQIHKLLREEKDELGEQVLGLKSQVDAQLLTVQKLEEKERALQGSLGGVEKELTLRSQALELNKRKAVEAAQLAEDLKVQLEHVQTRLREIQPCLAESRAAREKESFNLKRAQEDISRLRRKLEKQRKVEVYADADEILQEEIKEYKARLTCPCCNTRKKDAVLTKCFHVFCFECVRGRYEARQRKCPKCNAAFGAHDFHRVYIS
- the RNF40 gene encoding E3 ubiquitin-protein ligase BRE1B isoform X2, whose translation is MSGPGNKRAAGDGGSGPPEKKLSREEKTTTTLIEPIRLGGISSTEEMDLKVLQFKNKKLAERLEQRQACEDELRERIEKLEKRQATDDATLLIVNRYWAQLDETVEALLRHHESQGELSSGTEAPGTQEGPTRDETPLTEPGTSELREPLPMQLRPPLSEPALAFVVALGASSSEEVELQLQGRMEFSKAAVSRVVEASDRLQRQVEELCQRVYSRGDSEPPSEAARARTRELGRENRRLQDLATQLQEKHHRISLEYSELQDKVTSAETKVLEMETTVEDLQWDIEKLRKREQKLNKHLAEALEQLNSGYYVSGSSSGFQGGQITLSMQKFEMLNAELEENQELANSRMAELEKLQAELQGAVRTNERLKVALRSLPEEVVRETGEYRMLQAQFSLLYNESLQVKTQLDEARGLLLATKNSHLRHIEHMESDELGLQKKLRTEVIQLEDTLAQVRKEYEMLRIEFEQNLAANEQAGPINREMRHLISSLQNHNHQLKGDAQRYKRKLREVQAEIAKLRAQASGSTHSIPTLGHPEDSGLSAPAPGKEEGGPGPVGAPDARKEMASMPGAAITTSLVKKEDLVPSEEEAQALTPGAQGPSSRAREPEAKPKRELREREGPGLGPPSVASALSRTDREKVKVEEAKRKESELLKGLRAELKKAQESQKEMKLLLDMYKSAPKEQRDKVQLMAAERKAKAEVDELRSRIRELEERDRRESKKIADEDALRRIRQAEEQIEHLQRKLGATKQEEEALLSEMDVTGQAFEDMQEQNGRLLQQLREKDDANFKLMSERIKANQIHKLLREEKDELGEQVLGLKSQVDAQLLTVQKLEEKERALQGSLGGVEKELTLRSQALELNKRKAVEAAQLAEDLKVQLEHVQTRLREIQPCLAESRAAREKESFNLKRAQDISRLRRKLEKQRKVEVYADADEILQEEIKEYKARLTCPCCNTRKKDAVLTKCFHVFCFECVRGRYEARQRKCPKCNAAFGAHDFHRVYIS
- the RNF40 gene encoding E3 ubiquitin-protein ligase BRE1B isoform X3, with amino-acid sequence MSGPGNKRAAGDGGSGPPEKKLSREEKTTTTLIEPIRLGGISSTEEMDLKVLQFKNKKLAERLEQRQACEDELRERIEKLEKRQATDDATLLIVNRYWAQLDETVEALLRHHESQGELSSGTEAPGTQEGPTRDETPLTEPGTSELREPLPMQLRPPLSEPALAFVVALGASSSEEVELQLQGRMEFSKAAVSRVVEASDRLQRQVEELCQRVYSRGDSEPPSEAARARTRELGRENRRLQDLATQLQEKHHRISLEYSELQDKVTSAETKVLEMETTVEDLQWDIEKLRKREQKLNKHLAEALEQLNSGYYVSGSSSGFQGGQITLSMQKSDELGLQKKLRTEVIQLEDTLAQVRKEYEMLRIEFEQNLAANEQAGPINREMRHLISSLQNHNHQLKGDAQRYKRKLREVQAEIAKLRAQASGSTHSIPTLGHPEDSGLSAPAPGKEEGGPGPVGAPDARKEMASMPGAAITTSLVKKEDLVPSEEEAQALTPGAQGPSSRAREPEAKPKRELREREGPGLGPPSVASALSRTDREKVKVEEAKRKESELLKGLRAELKKAQESQKEMKLLLDMYKSAPKEQRDKVQLMAAERKAKAEVDELRSRIRELEERDRRESKKIADEDALRRIRQAEEQIEHLQRKLGATKQEEEALLSEMDVTGQAFEDMQEQNGRLLQQLREKDDANFKLMSERIKANQIHKLLREEKDELGEQVLGLKSQVDAQLLTVQKLEEKERALQGSLGGVEKELTLRSQALELNKRKAVEAAQLAEDLKVQLEHVQTRLREIQPCLAESRAAREKESFNLKRAQEDISRLRRKLEKQRKVEVYADADEILQEEIKEYKARLTCPCCNTRKKDAVLTKCFHVFCFECVRGRYEARQRKCPKCNAAFGAHDFHRVYIS